Genomic DNA from Candidatus Eisenbacteria bacterium:
AAGATCAGGATTGAGAGCGACCCCTTCGCCTTCGAGACTCCTGGGGGTGAGAGGACCCTCCGGTCCCGTGACGACGATGTAGCGGACGTTGTGGACGGCGAGCAGTCGCACCAGATCCCGCGGAAAGGGCCGGCGCGTCTCCATGGCTCGCGCCACGGTGTCGATCAGCGCCGCCTGGAAGGAGAAGGCGCGCGGAGTCCCCTCGACCGAAGGCCCTCCAACGCTCGGAATCGGCGCGCCGATCGCGTGGAGGCGGTGGCTCGGCGCGATCCGGCCGTCGGCGTCCGCGGAGAGGTGGAGGAAACGGCCTCCGCCGATCGGCGCCCGGAGTCGGGAGTAGATCTCCCGGCCGGGGTCGGGTCTCACACCGTAGGTGGTGATCAGATTGCCCGGACCCAAGTCGACGAGAAGCAGGAGCATCGCCAGAGGGAAGATCCCCCTTTGCAGCCACGCGCGGCGCGCGGGCCGTGGGGGGCGGCGGACCAGAGCCGGCGCGGCGATCTGCGCCCCGAGGAGAATGAGACCCAGATCGGATCGCCAGGGGACGACGAGACACCATGGAAGGAGGAGCAGGAGGAAGAGCCCGAGGGAGCCGACCGCGCGGCTCTCCTTGCTCCGATCGAGGGCCGCGCGCGCGAGCCCCGCAAGCGCGAGAACCGCGATGGATATCCCCTTGTATCCGTCGCCCAGGGGATTCCAGCGGAGCGAGTCGCGGATCCCCGCCAGATCCGGAATCCGCAGGCCGATGCGGAAGAGGTCGTCGAACGGAGTCGCGTTCAGCAGGGGCGCGTCCCGGAGCACAGGGTAGAGGAAGCCCGCGGCCAGCGCTCCCCCGCCGAGCGTCCCCACGAGGATTCCCGCCACCGACGGCGCGCGCGCGCCGCGCGTCGCGAGCGTCGGCACGATGCGCACGACGATGAGCACGCCCAGCAGCACGGCCGCTGACCGCGCCTGGTCGGTGTTAGCAAGGACGAGGCCTCCTCCAAGGAGGGCGAAGGCGGCTCCCGAGCGCATCCTCCCGGCGCCCGTCGCCAGTCTCTCGGCCGCGTAGAGGGCCCACGGGAGCATCCCGAGCAGCAGCGCGCTCGCGAGATCCCCATGCCAGATCCAGGTCGCGTGGAAAGTCGGCGCCAGCGCGTAGAGGATCCCCCCCAGAAGCCCCGACCGGAGGTCCCTGTGGATGCGCGCGCTGAAGAGGGCGAACCCCATCCCGCCCGCCATCCTGCTGAACCACGCCAGCTCCTTGGCCGCGGAGCTGGGATCGAAGCGAAGGAATCCGATCAAGGCTTGCAGGAGGTGAGGAAGCGGAGGGGAGTAGGCGTCGGCCGTGTGCCCGCCGAACCAGAGGTCCGTCCATCGGGGGAACGTCCCGCCGCGGATGGAGTCGTGCCAGAGCCATCCGCGCGCGATGTGCGCCCCCGCCTCACCGTACGATGGCTCCCCCCTGGATAAGAGAGCGCATGTGAGGACACCTGAACCGAGCAGCACGAGGCCCGCGAGCACTTCGTTGCGCCGGAGCATCCTGTCGCTCAGCGGTCCGAGCCCGCCGGCGCTGCGGACCCACACATAGACCATGACGAGGCCCACGAAGAGAAGGCCGCCGGCAAGGGCGCCGAGCAGAAGGAGCGAGGCCGGAGGAGAAAGCGACCGCAACGGCGCGAACCGCTCTCCCGCGAGGAACGCGCCCGCGTACTGGTCGCGCAACCAGGGGAAGACGTAGAAGGCGAGGACGATCCATCCGGCGGAGAGGAATGTGATCGGAGCGAGACCGACGACCGGATGCCCCAAGACGGAAAGAGCCTGTCTTGGCGACTGCTCGGGTTCCGCCATCGCTCCTATCCGATCCCCCGCAGCAGGGGGAGAACCTCCGAGGCCGGGCGGAAGCCGAAGAAGCGCTGGACTTCGTTGCCGGCGCTGTCAAGGAGGATGACCGTCGGCAGGCCGGTGATGCTCCAGCGCGCGTCTATCGCCGCGGTCTCGGGGCTCTTGCGCGTCATGTCCAGGCGCAGGATCACGAATCGCCCAAGCTCCCCGGCCACCTCGGGATCGCTCCAGGTCAGCTTGTCGAGCTCGTGACAGGCGGCGCACCAGTCGGCGGTGAAATCGATGAGGACCGGCTTCCCCGAGGCGCGCGCCTGCGCGAGGGCGGCATCCTGATCGGTCCGCCACGGCAGAGTCGATGTGGCGCTTGGGCTCTGCCCCCCCGTTGCGACGGCCGCGATCCGCTTCCATCCCTGCTGGGCCATCAGGCCGCTCGCCATGAACACGATCCCGAAGACCGCGAGGACGATGCCGATCCCCTTGCGCCACTTCTCTCCCTTCCCTGCCCCGGCGGAAAGGCCCGAGAAGGCTCCGACCTGCGCGGCGAAGAGAACGAGGAGGACGCCATAGAGAATCTGCGCCCAGTCGGGACCGATGACGTGGCGGAGGTAGTAGACGGCCAGCGCGAGGAAGATCCACCCGAAGTAGTGCTTGACCGACTCCATCCATACGCCCGCGCGGGGAAGGGACTGGATCGCTCCCACGAAGGTCCCGAGGATGAGGAAGAGGACTCCCAGGCCGAGCGCGAATGTGAAGAGCAGGCCGAATCCGTAGATCGGCCGCCCCACCTGCGCGACCCATGTGAGGAGGACCACGAGGACCGGCCCGACGCAGGGCGAGGCGACGAGCCCGGTGACTCCGCCCATCACGACTGCGCCGATCGGTCCGCCCCGTTTTCCCGACTGGAGCTTGGTCTGGAAGGCGGACGGGAGCGTGATGTCGAAGGCTCCGAGCATCGAGATCGCCATGAGGATGAAGATCGATGCGATCACGATCAGGGCCGCCGTGCTCTGCAGCGCTGCTCCGAAGACCCCTCCGCTCAGCGCGGCGGCGATCCCCAGGACCGAGTAGACGATCGCGATCCCGAGGACGAAGAAGAGCGAGAGGATGAATCCCGAGAGCCTCCCTCTGCTCGCGCCGGCGACATACCCGATGGT
This window encodes:
- the dsbD gene encoding protein-disulfide reductase DsbD, whose amino-acid sequence is MRRFTMWAFLIILLVPLSAPSGAWGQASFGGSPFDGPPEIPMRLFASQDGIAPGEKMRVAVVYDIPADHHIQQNEFLFAQPLEGEPFTLGPQILPPSRSWEGEPIFIGKIAVLYDLALAAGTPLGARALKFRAGYQHCSERPSFACFPPDERDLTLDVNVVAPGSPVRPTHASLFPKHAPPEAGQKTPEIAPIAPAGQEGSAAESTPEIAPQAAPSAALSEGSTAAPPAGEGAPGAGVQEGLAGKLREALARGSWIAFLLVFLAGFLTSFTPCVYPMIPITIGYVAGASRGRLSGFILSLFFVLGIAIVYSVLGIAAALSGGVFGAALQSTAALIVIASIFILMAISMLGAFDITLPSAFQTKLQSGKRGGPIGAVVMGGVTGLVASPCVGPVLVVLLTWVAQVGRPIYGFGLLFTFALGLGVLFLILGTFVGAIQSLPRAGVWMESVKHYFGWIFLALAVYYLRHVIGPDWAQILYGVLLVLFAAQVGAFSGLSAGAGKGEKWRKGIGIVLAVFGIVFMASGLMAQQGWKRIAAVATGGQSPSATSTLPWRTDQDAALAQARASGKPVLIDFTADWCAACHELDKLTWSDPEVAGELGRFVILRLDMTRKSPETAAIDARWSITGLPTVILLDSAGNEVQRFFGFRPASEVLPLLRGIG